The genomic window GTCGTCGATCTGACCGTGTGGGTGGACTTCTCCGTCGCCGCGGCCTCCGACGATCTGGTCGCCACCGTCGACTACGGCCAACTCGCCGAGAACGCCGTGCGAATCATCCAAGGCCCGCCGCGCAACCTCATCGAGACCGTCGTCTCCGAGATCGCCGACGACGTAATGACCGACCCGCGCATCAGCTCGGTCGAGGTGGTCGTGCACAAGCCCGCCGCCCCGATTCCGCACACCTTCGCCGACGTCCGAGTCGTCACCTCGCGCCATCGCGGGGAGCCGCTGTGAGCCCGATCAGCGAGCGGACCATCGGCACCGCTCCCCGAGGCACGATGGAGCCGAGCGTCAGCGAGGTGGCGTCGTGACTCGTGCCGTGCTGTCCATCGGTTCGAATCTGGGTGACCGGCTGGCGCATCTGCGCAGTGTGGTCGACGGCTTCGGTACTCGGGTCATCGCGGTGTCGCCGGTGTATTCGACCGCGCCGTGGGGCGGGGTCGAACAGGACGACTACCTCAATGCCATTGTCGTGGTGGAAGAGCCGGCGTTCGACTGCGCCGATTGGCTGCGCGAGGGCCAGCGGCTCGAGCAAGCCGCGGATCGGGTCCGCGAGGTGCGCTGGGGCGCCAGGACCCTCGATGTCGACGTGATCTGGTGCGCGGAGCGCGCGGACGGCGAGCTGGTGGCCTGCCGCAGCGAGGACCCGGAGCTGACCCTGCCGCACCCGCAGGCGCATCGGCGCGCGTTCGTCCTGATCCCGTGGCTGGACCTGGAACCGGACGCGGTGCTCGAGGTCGACGGCCGCGCGCAGGCGATCACGGACCTGCTCGATGAACTCCCGGTCGCCGAACGCACCGGCGTGCAACGGACCGAGCTGTCCCTGCCATCCGCCGAAGGATCGGCCCCGTGCAGCTGAAACCCACTCGAATCCTGGACCTGGTGGCGAATGTGGTGATCGCCGCGGTCGTCGCGTGGGTCGCAACCCGGATGGCCTACAACAGCTTTCCGCCGATCTCCACCTACGCGGGTGCCTCGCTGTATCCGGTCGCGGCCATCGAGGCGGTGCTGGCGTTCGTGATCCGGGCGAAGGTCAACGACAACCAGCTCGGCGATGGCAGGCATCAACTGCATCCGATCACTGCGGCCCGCGCGGTCGCGTTGGCCAAGGCGTCGCTGCAAGTCGGTTCGATCGCGGCGGGTGTGTGGCTGGGTTTCCTGTTTTGGGTCTTCCCGCAGCGGGGCACGCTCGGTGCGGCCGCCGCCGACAGTCCGGGTGCCATTGTCGGGATGCTGGCGGGGGTGGCTTTGGTTGCTGCGGCCCTATGGCTCGAGTATTGCTGCCGGGCTCCCGACGACCCCACCGACGATCCGGCAACCACATAGCAAATAAGCCGTCCGGAATTGTCGCACCGAGTTGTGGGCGTGGCGAGTCGATCAAGCTACCCTGGCTTGCATGGTTTCACCCTCCCGTACCAGCACTTCCCGTCGACGGCGGGACGACGCGGGAAAATTGTTCATCGGCGTATTGATTCTGCTCGGGCTGGTTGCCAGCGTTTTCCTGGTATTCAGCAACAGCTTGCAGTTCGTACGGATCGGTCTGGTCGCTGCCCTGTGGGCGGCGGTCATCGGCGCGTTAGCTGCGACGAGATATCGCAAGGAAGCGACGATCGACAAGGCCAAGGTTCGCGATCTGCAGACGGTCTACGAGTTGCAGCTGGAGCGCGAGGTCACCGCCCGGCGCGAATTCGAGCTCGGGATCGAGGCCCGGGTGCGCGAGGAAGTGGGCGCCGATGCCACCGAGCTGGCCGCGTTGCGCGCCGAACTCACCGTGCTCCGGCAGAGTCTGCAGCGGCTCTTCGACGGCGATCTGCCGATGGATCGGCCCGCGTTGCGCGCCGACGCGACCCGGATTCAAGAGCTGACCAGCGCGGTAGCCGACCCGGCGAATAATAGCTCCGCGAATGCCGGACCCTGGGCCGTCCCGCCGAACCAGCAACCGCGCAGCAGCGTGACCCCGGTGTTCGTCCCCGATCATCCCGAGCCGCCCGCCTTCGCCAGCCCCTTCGACGACCCGGTCACCGCCGAGACCTCAGCGGTTCCCGTCGAACACGACGAAGACGAATTCGAAGTCACCGATGTCGACCTCAGCGACCGCGACGATCGAACGCAGTCCTCGTCGGGTTGGTCCGACGCGTTCACCGAGGGGCCGGTCATTCAACCCGCGCCCGAGCCGACGCCGGCTCCCGCACCGAAGCCCAAGCCCAAGCCCGCCTCGTCCTACCCGTCGACCCGCCCCTCGGCCTGGCCGACGACGGAGTCGCCGACGATCGGTACCGCGAGCTCGCGCAGGCGACGCCGCGCCGAAGCCGATGCCGACTCCGAGGTGCCCGAGCGCAGGCTGTCGGTCGCCGAGATCATGGCCAACCTGCAGTCCGAGGAGAAGAGCCGCGACCGGCGGTGATCGCTATCGGGCCTGGTAAACGGCAAATCGGGCATTGCGGTGTAAATCACTGCCCGGGTCCGTGGCACTGGCAAACATCGGGCCGATATCCTCGATGACGAAACGTCCGGTACCCGCAAGGCGGGACTGGAACGACATCGAGAGGACACTGTTGACCTCGAGAAGCGTGAATCCTGACGACGCGACTTCGGGCTACCCCATATCGAGCGACCAGCACAGCGGTGACCCCGCACCCGCACGCCTGACGGTGGGCATCGTCTCGGCGGGACGTGTCGGCTCGGCACTTGGCGCGGCACTGGAGCGTGCCGGACACGTGGTGTTCGGCGTCGCCGCTATTTCCGATGCCTCGGTGCGGCGCGCGCGCACCCGGTTGCCCGACTCCGAGATCCTGCCGGTCGAGGAGGTAGCGGCCCGCAGTGAGCTGCTGCTGCTCGCCGTGCCCGATACCGAGCTGGCCGGTTTGGCGCGCGGCCTGGCGAGCGCGAAGGTGGTCCGGCCGGGCACCATCGTGGCGCACACCTCCGGAGCCAACGGGGTCGGCGTGCTCGCCCCGCTCGCCGAAAGCGGCGTCCTGCCATTGGCCATTCATCCCGCGATGACCTTCACCGGCCACGACGAGGACATCACCCGACTGAGCAACGCGTGCTTCGGCATCACCGCCGCCGACGAGATCGGCTACGCCATCGGGCAGGCGCTGGTGATCGAGATGGGCGGTGAGCCGGTCCGCGTGCAGGAGCACAATCGCGCGCTCTACCACGCCGCTCTCGCGCACGGCAGCAATCACCTGGTCACGGTGATCGTGGATGCCCTTGCCGCACTACGCGTCGCGCTCGACGGCCCAGGCCTGCTCGGGCAGCAGATCGTCGACGATCAGCCGAACGGGCTGGCCGAGCGGCTGCTCGCCCCGCTCGCGTCGGCCGCGCTGGACAACGCGTTGCGGCGCGGGCAGTCCGCGCTGACCGGTCCGGTGGCGCGCGGCGACGCGGATGCGGTGGCCGCGCACCTGGCCGCACTGGAATCCGTCGACACCCGCTTGGCCGAGGGCTATCGCGCGCTGTCGCTGCGGACCGCCGAACGAGCGGGTACCAATCCCGCTGTCATCGAGCTGCTGAAGGGGCGCTGATGTTCGATCCGAAATTGCGTGGCGCCTATTCACCCGGTGGGTTGACCGTGCATCACGACCCGGCGGTGGTCACCCAGGTGTGCAACGCGCTGCGTAGCGTCGGTCGCACCGTCGCGTTGGTGCCGACCATGGGCGCGCTGCACGAAGGCCACCTGGAAATCGTGCGCCTGGCCAAACGGAACAACCAGGTCGTGGTCGTCTCGATCTTCGTGAATCCGTTGCAGTTCGGTGCCAACGAGGACCTCGACAAATACCCGCGCACCTTGGACGCCGATGTCGCCCTGTTGCGCGAGGAGGGCGTCGGTCTGGTGTTCGCGCCGAGCGTGTCCGACATGTACCCGGACGGCCCGCGCACCACCGTGCACCCGGGCCCGATCGGTGCCGAGCTCGAAGGCGCCAGCCGGCCAACGCATTTCGCGGGCATGCTGACCGTGGTCGCCAAGCTGCTGCAGATCGTGCGGCCGACCGAGGCGTACTTCGGCGAGAAGGACTACCAGCAGCTCACGTTGATCCGGCAAATGGTTCGAGACCTCAACTTCGACGTCAAGATCAAGCCGGTCGCCACCGTGCGGGAACACGACGGGCTCGCCATGTCCTCGCGGAACCGGTTTCTCGATGCGGCACAACGGGAATCGGCGCTCGGCCTGTCCGCAGCGCTGGCCGCGGGCAAGCATGCGGGCGGCCTCGGTCCGGACGCGGTACTCGCCGCCGCCCGGCAGGTGCTCGACGCGGTGCCCGGCATCGACGTCGACTACCTCGAACTGCGCTCCGCCAATCTCGACCCCGCCCCGGCCACCGGCAATGCCCGGCTGCTCGTGGCCGCCAGGGTCGGCCCGACCCGGCTGATCGACAATGTCGCCGTCACCCTCGGCGCACCGATCGACGGCCACCCCAACGTCTCCGCCGCGCGGACCTCCCAGCCTGCCTAGGCCACGAACCAACGAAAGGGCGACGCAATGTTGCGCACCATGATGAAGTCGAAGATCCACCGCGCCACGGTGACCCACGCCGACCTGCACTACGTCGGCTCGGTGACGGTCGACCAGGATCTGCTCGATGCCGCCGATCTGCTGGAAGGCGAGCAGGTCTGCATCGTCGACATCGACAACGGCGCCCGCCTGGAGACCTATGTCATCGCGGGTGAACGCGGGTCCGGCGTGATCGGCATCAACGGTGCCGCCGCCCACCTGGTGCACCCCGGCGATCTGGTCATCCTGATCGCCTATGGCCAGCTGAACGAGCAGGAAATCGCGGAATACGACCCGAAGGTCGTTTTCGTGGACGAGCGCAATCGCCCGGTGGAACTCGGCTCCGATCCCGCGCACGCGCCGGAAGGCTCCGGCCTCACCTCACCGCGCTCGCTGTCGTTCGCCTGAGCACCGAGCCGGACATGCTGCTGACAATCGACGTCCGCAATACCAATATCGTGATCGGTCTTTTCTCGGGCAGCGGCGCGCATTCGAAACTGGTGCGGCACTGGCGGATACACACCAATCCGCTGCTCACCGCCGACGAATTCGCCAGCCAGGTGCGCGGCCTGGTCGGCACGCAGCTCGACCAAGTGATCGGAGTTTCCGCACTGTCCACGGTGCCGCCGGTGCTGCGTGAACTGCGGACGATGTTGAACCAGTATTGGGGTCACGTGCCGCATGTACTGGTGGAGCCCGGGGTCCGCACCGGCATTCCGCTGCTGGTGGATAACCCGAAAGAGGTGGGCGCCGACCGGATCGTGAACTGCCTGGCCGCCTATCAGCATTATTCGTCCGCGGCGATCGTTGTCGATTTCGCCACCGCGATCTGCGTCGACCTGGTCTCGGCGAAAGGTGAGTTCCTCGGCGGAGTCATCGCGCCCGGCGTGGAAATTTCGATGGAAGCCCTGGTGGAGCGCAGTGCGCTGCGCCGAGCCGAACTGACCAGGCCACGCTCGGTGCTCGGGAAGAACAGCATGGAATGCATGCAGTCCGGCGCGGTTTTCGGTTTCGCCGGGATGGTGGACGGGCTGATCGACCGGATTCGCGACGAGTTCGAGGCGTTTGCCGGCGACGATGTCGCGGTGGTCGCCACCGGACCGAGCGCGGCGCTGATCGTCCCGGAATCGGAGACCATCGACGACCACGACCCGTACCTCACCTTGACCGGTTTGCGCCTCGTATACGAGCGAAACCAACGCCGCAAGGGAGTGGGCGCGTGAGGTATGCCATTTGCACTGTGCGTCGGCGCTGATACACTCACCGCTGTGAATTCTCGCGTGCGCACCCAGGAGTGTTGTCGAGGCTGACCTGGCCTCGACCGATCGAGGCTGACCACCGCCCTCGACCGTTCACATACTCCTGGAGATTCGCTCATGCGTTCTTCCGTTCTTTCCCTCTCTTCCGCACGTGACGCTTTTTCGGCAACCCCGCCGCTGGAACGCGCCGTGGCTTCCGCATTGCCGACCCGCCTGCGTCCCGCCGATTTACTGCGATTGACCGACGAGGGCGCCGAAGACGTACTGGCCGGGCGGTATGACCACCTCCTTCCCTCGAATGGCGTCTGGCCCGCCGACGAACGCTGGGCGGCGCGGCTGCTCACCGATGACGAAGTCGATGTCTGGCTGATCAGTTGGACACCGGGGAAATCCACCGAACTGCACGACCACGCCGGCTCGCTCGGCGCATTGACCGTGCTCAGCGGCGCCCTCTCGGAATTCCGTTGGAACGGAAGCGAACTGCGCCGCCGCACGCTCGCCGCGGGTGATCAGGCGTCGTTCCCGATCGGCTGGGTGCACGACGTGATGCGGGCCCCGGCCCAGTCCGTGGCGAGTACCGAACCGGCCTTCGATCCCGCACTGCTCGAACCCACGCTCAGCGTGCATGCCTATTCCCCGCCGCTCACCGCCATGTCCTATTACGAGGTCACCGGCCACGGCACCCTGCGGCGCACCCGAACCGTTCTCACCGACCAGCCCGAAGGTGATATGTAATGAGCGAACGTTTGACCATCGATCAGATGCTCGAGAACGCGCGCGCCCAGCTGAAGCGGATCTATGCCTTCGAATTGCCGGAGGCGCTCGCCAGGGGCGCGATTCTGGTGGACATTCGGCCGCAGGCGCAGCGCGTGCGGGAAGGCGCGTTGCCGGGTGCCCTGGTGATCGAGCGGAATGTGCTGGAATGGCGGCTCGACCCGACCAGTTCCGCGCGCTTGGCACTGGCCACCGATCACGACGTGGAATGGATCGTCGCCTGCTCCGAGGGCTATACCTCCAGCCTGGCGGCAGCCGCGTTGCAGCAACTCGGGCTGCACCGGGCGACCGATCTCGTCGGGGGCTTCCACGCATTGAAGGCGGCGGGTCTACTGCACATCGGAATCCGGGCGCCGCACTTCGCCCGCGAGGTCGACGCGCTCGCCTCGCTGTAATTTCCGGTATCGCTTCCATCTCGAAACATAAGGTCGCACAAGCGGTTTCGTGTGCGGGTCGGCCGGTGCCCGCTATTTCCGGGGATACCGCACCGCGCAAATCCGGCACCTGGCAGCGCCGGGAACCGAGACCGATTCGTTACTCCGTGAACTAGCCCGGGCGGCCCGCAAAACGATTTCCGGTGCACGCTAGGGTTGTTGGATGTGAGCACCAGCAACACTCCCTCGTCCAGCGATCCTGCATCGGATTCGCGGCCTGCCGTGGCGTCCGACGCCGACGACGCCCCGGAGCAGATACGGATTCGTAAGGAGAAGCGGGAGCGGTTGCTCGCCGACGGCGGTGACGCGTATCCCGTGGTCGTGCCGCGCACGCATACCCTTGCCGAAATTCGCGCCGCATATCCCGATCTCGCAGCCGACACCCAGACCGGGCTGCAGGCGGGTGTCGCTGGTCGCGTCATATTCATGCGTAATACCGGCAAGCTGTGTTTCGCGACGCTGCAGGAGGGTGACGGCACCAAGCTGCAGGCGATGATCAGCCTGAACGGCGTGGGCGCCGACGCGCTCGCGGCCTGGAAGGCCGATGTCGACCTCGGTGACTTCGTTTTCGTGCACGGCGAGGTGATCTCGTCGCGGACCGGCGAATTGAGCGTCATGGCCGATTCCTGGTTCATGGCGGCCAAGTCGCTGCGACCGCTGCCGGTGGCGCACAAGGAGATGAACGAGGAGTCGCGGGTCCGGCAGCGCTATGTCGATCTGATCGTGCGCCCTGAAGCCAGGGAAATGGCACGGACCAGGATCGCGGTGGTGCGCGCGCTGCGCAATGCGCTGGAACGCCGCGGTTTCCTCGAGGTGGAGACGCCGATGCTGCAGACTCTGCACGGCGGCGCGGCGGCCCGGCCGTTCGTCACCCATTCCAATGCGCTCGATATGGATCTCTACCTGCGTATCGCGCCCGAGCTGTTCCTGAAGCGCTGCGTGGTCGGCGGGCTGGAGCAGGTCTTCGAGATCAACCGCAACTTCCGCAACGAGGGCTCGGACTCCACCCATTCGCCCGAGTTCGCGATGCTCGAAACGTATGAGGCGTACGGCACCTACGACGACTCAGCGCGGATGACCCGGGAATTGGTGCAGGAAGTAGCCCAGGAGGTGTTCGGAACCCAGGTGGTGACGCTCGCCGACGGCACAGAATACGACCTGCGCGGCGAGTGGGCGACCGTCGAGATGTACCCGTCGCTCTCCGACGCCCTCGGCGTCTCCGTGACACCGGAAACTTCGATCGCCGAATTGCGCGAGCTCGCCGATCGGGTCGGTCTGGAAATTCCCGAGGACAAGGGCTATGGCCACGGCAAACTCGTCGAGGAACTGTGGGAACACCAGTACGGCGACAAGCTCTACGCACCGACTTTTGTTCGTGACTTCCCGGTGGAGACCTCACCGCTCACCCGGCAGCATCGGAGCAAGGCGGGGGTCACCGAGAAGTGGGACCTCTATGTCCGTGGCTTCGAGTTGGCTACTGGCTATTCGGAGTTGATCGATCCGGTGATCCAGCGCGAGCGGTTCGTGGATCAAGCGCGACTGGCCGCGCAAGGTGACGACGAGGCGATGGCGCTGGACGAGGACTTCCTTGCCGCGATGGAGCACGGTATGCCGCCGACCACCGGTACCGGTATGGGAATCGATCGTCTGTTGATGGCGTTGACGGGTCTCGGAATCCGGGAAACAATACTGTTCCCAATTGTGCGACCGGTCACTCGCTGACTGGTTGATTGCTAAATCTCCGCCCCGTCTTGGAAATTTTGGAATTCGAGGTATTCTTGCCTCGGGTAATCGGCCTAGTATGCGGGTCGCACGATTTCGAGAGGACGTTCATCTCATGGCAAAGAAGGTCACCGTTAGCCTGATCGACGATGTCGATGGGGAGTCCATCGCGGACGAGACCATCGAGTTTGCGATCGACGGTGTGTCGTACGAGATCGACCTGTCGTCGGCAAATGCGGCGAAGCTGCGCGACGGGCTGGAAGAGTGGGTTTCGAGCGCGCGTCGGGTGAGTGGCCGGCGCCGGGTCAAGGCCGCCGCGACCGCGACGGGTGCCCCGAAGAGTCGGGTCTCGATCGACCGGGAACAAAGTGCAGCAATTCGCGAGTGGGCACGTCGGAATGGACACAAGGTGTCCGCGCGGGGTCGTATCTCCGCCGACATCACCGACGCGTACAACAAGGCCGCGAAGGGTTAGTTTCATATTTTTCGCCCGCCGCCCCCGCGAATCGTGCGACGCAGGGGCGGCGGTTTTGTCTTTCTCCGGGGGCCCATAGGCGCTGGATATAACTGTTCGGCACGATGACACGCTGCCCGATGTGGCGCGCGGATCGATCTTGCTCGTGGTTCCAGGACGCGGCACCATGGAAACGTGCGATGGTCACTGGCGGTATGGAGAGACGAGGTATCGGCGCAGTGACTGGATTCGTCGGATCTTTCTTGCGTTTCCAGGATGACACGGGTCGTCAGCAGGAGTTCATGCTCACCGCCGAGCGCGAACGGGTGACGATCGGGCGCTCGCCGCAGGCCGACCTCGCCCTGCCATGGGACGCGGAGGTGTCCCGGCTGCACGCGGCGATCGAGTATCTCGGTGCGCAGTGGACCATCGTGGACGACGGGCTTTCGCGCAACGGCACTTTCGTCAACGGCGACCGCTTGGTCGGCAGGCGCAGGCTGATCGCGGGTGACGTCATCCGGGTCGGCACCTCGCGGGTGTCCTTCCACGATTTCGGCGGTGTCGCCGACGACATCACCCGCACCTCCACCGGTTCGATCCCAACATTGCGGCAGCTCACCGAAACTCAGCGCTCGGTGCTGATCGCGCTGTGCCGCCCGTACAAGAACGGTGCGGCCTTCGCCACGCCCGCCTCCAATCAGCAGATCGCCGAGGAACTGTTCCTGAGCGTCGATGCGATCAAGACGCACCTGCGTGCGCTGTTCGCCAAGTTCGGGGTGGAGGACCTGCCGCAGAACGCGAAGCGGGTCCGGCTCGCCTTCCTGGCGATTCAAAGCGGACTCATCTCCGACCGGGATTTGTGACGCTCCGGTAGACGATCGCTTAGCCGGCCGAGTGTCTCGGCCATGGAGAGCCGTGCCGAAACCGGCTTGACTGATATCCACGAACCGGAGCGATGAGGGCTCCGGTCGGGTTTCCCTCAGGAGGAAATATGACCGCCGCACGTCTCATCGCCCTGGTCCTGGCCACGCTGGCCACCGGGCTGATCGCGGGCCTGTTCTACGGCTACGCGAACTCGGTGATGCCGGCGCTGAATCGCACCGACGACCGCACCATGATCGACGTGATGCAGAAGATCAACGTGGTCATCATCAACCCGGTGTTCATGATCGGATTCCTCGGCACCGTCGGCTTTTCCATCCTCGCGGCGGCTTTGCACCTGGGCAAGGACCAGCGCAGCACGCTGATCTGGATCGGCATTGCCTTGGCGATCAATGTGATCGCGTTCGCGGTCACCTCCGGCCTGAACGTGCCGTTGAACAATCAGCTGGCGGCCGCGGGTGATCCGTCGCGGATCGCCGACCTTGCTGCCGTGCGCGCCGATTTCGAAGCCGTCTGGGTGCGCTGGAACATCGTCCGGGCGGTGCTGCACACGCTGGCCTTCCTGGTGCTGTGCGGCGCGCTGTTCGTCGCCGGTACGCAGCACGGCAAGGCGAATGCCGCCGGTGCGGCCACCCCCGATCAGTATGTGGCGCAGGGCCATCCGGGACAGTTCCCCGGTCAGCCGGGTGTCGCGGTCTACCGCTAGCGCTGGCACCAACCGCCACAAGCGATTTCGCGACTCGCCCCCGCCTGGGACACCCCTGCGGTAGTTTCTGGAACACGTTCCAGATTTGGAGGCTACCGTGCGGCGTGTTCCAGGCTTTTCGTTTCTCGTCCTCGTACTGGCCGCGCTATGGACCGCCGCGGCAGGTCCGGCGCAAGCGCAGCAGTACCCGGTCGACTACAACTTCTTCGCGGGCATCCCCAACGAGCTGACGAATCCGGGCGGCTCGCTGCCCGGCGCCAACGATTGGTCGTGCCGTCCGAGCGACGCCCATCCCAACCCGGTGGTGCTCGCGCACGGCACCGGCGGTGGAGCACAGACGAATTGGGGCGTATACGCGCCGCTGCTGGCCAATCAGGGCTACTGCGTGTACTCGATGACCTACGGCGCCTACGACCTGCCATGGCCGATCTCCGCCATCGGCGGCATGCTGCCGATGGAGCAGAGCGCACCCCAGTTCGCCGCGTTCGTGGACCGGGCGCTCGCCGCGACCGGCGCGCGGCGGGTCGACATCGTCGGTCACTCCCAGGGCAACTTCATCGGCAACTATTTCGTCAAGCGGCTCGGCGGCGCGGACAAAGTGGACAAACTCGTCGCCATCGCCCCACCCTGGCTCGGTTCGAACGTCGCGGGCGCAGCCCAGATAGCGGCCTTCAGTCAGCGCCTCGGCGCTGGCCCCGCCTTCGACGCCCTGGTCGGCTCCCTGTGCCAAGCCTGCCGCCAGGTCGTCGAGGGCTCCGACTTCCTGCGGGCACTGAACGCCGACGGCGTCTATCACCCGTCCGTCACCTACACCAACATCGCCACCCGCCTCGACGAGCTCGTCGTCCCCTACACCGCAGGCCTGGTCCCAGGCCCGAACGTCACGAACATCGTGGTCCAAGACACATGCGCCCAGGACTTCTCCGAGCACGCAGGCATCGCAGGCAGCCCCCGCGCCGCCGCCTACGTCCTCAACGCCCTCGACCCAACCCACCCACGCGAAGCCCCATGCGTGTTTGTCGCCCCCTTCACCGGGTAGGACCCCTGTCCGAGAGCTACTGACCAACCGACCACCACGCGCGAGTCTTACGAGCGCCGTTCGCGGCCCGTCTCGCTTCCGAGTGGCCGAAGCGCATGCGCCGCAGGCGCGAGTCTCGGCCGCTCGGAAGCGAGACTTCCAGGGGCCGCGAACCCGCCGCGCCCGCGCGGCAAAAAATTCAGCTCAGGGCTAAACGGTATTCGGAAACGAATCCTGCAACGCTCACGTTATGAGTGAATGACCGTGCTGACGCTGGTCGCCAATAGGGTGGACTGGCGGCGGCAGTATCCCCCGCCAACTAGAGTGGAGGCGGGGGCCACGACCCCCGGGCTTCATGGCAGGCTGACGCCCACGGTTGTAACACAGCACACTGCGGCGTCTGTTGCCAGAATGTCGGAAGCAGGAGAGTGAGGGAGCGATGTTCGAGAGGTTCACCGACCGCGCGAGGCGTGTCGTTGTCCTGGCCCAGGAAGAGGCCCGGATGCTCAACCACAACTACATCGGCACCGAGCACATCCTGCTGGGGCTGATCCATGAGGGTGAGGGTGTCGCGGCCAAGTCGCTGGAATCGCTCGGCATTTCGCTGGAGGGCGTGCGCAGCCAGGTGGAGGAGATCATCGGTCAGGGCCAGCAGGCTCCGTCCGGTCACATCCCGTTCACCCCGCGGGCCAAAAAAGTCTTGGAGCTGAGTCTGCGCGAAGCGTTGCAACTCGGCCACAATTACATCGGCACCGAGCACATTCTGCTCGGTCTCATCCGCGAGGGTGAGGGTGTCGCCGCGCAGGTGCTCGTCAAGCTGGGCGCCGACCTCAACCGGGTGCGCCAGCAGGTTATCCAGCTGTTGTCCGGGTATCAGGGCAAGGAGCCGGTCGAGTCCGGCTCGCGCGGTGAGGCGGGCACGCCGTCCACTTCGCTGGTGCTCGACCAGTTCGGCCGCAATCTGACCCAGGCCGCGCTCGAGGGCAAGCTCGACCCGGTCATCGGCCGCTCGAAGGAAATCGAGCGGGTCATGCAGGTGCTGAGCCGCCGTACCAAGAACAATCCGGTGCTGATCGGCGAGCCCGGTGTCGGTAAGACCGCGGTCGTGGAGGGCCTGGCGCAGGCCATCGTCAACGGCGAGGTCCCCGAGACGCTGAAGGACAAGCAGCTGTACACCCTCGACCTGGGTTCCCTGGTCGCGGGCAGCCGCTACCGCGGTGACTTCGAAGAGCGCCTGAAGAAGGTGCTCAAGGAGATCAACACCCGCGGCGACATCATCCTGTTCATCGACGAGCTGCACACGCTCGTCGGGGCGGGTGCCGCCGAGGGCGCGATCGACGCCGCGTCCATCCTGAAGCCGAAGCTGGCCCGTGGCGAGCTGCAGACCATCGGCGCGACCACACTCGACGAGTACCGCAAGTACATCGAGAAGGACGCCGCGCTGGAGCGCCGGTTCCAGCCGGTGCAGGTCGGCGAGCCGACGGTCGAGCACACCATCAACATCCTCAAGGGTCTGCGTGACCGCTACGAGGCACACCACCGGGTTTCCATCACCGATGGCGCGCTGGTGGCCGCGGCGACCCTGGCCGACCGCTACATCAACGACCGGTTCCTGCCGGACAAGGCGATCGACCTGATCGACGAGGCCGGTGCGCGGATGCGCATCCGTCGCATGACCGCCCCGCCGGACCTGCGCGAATTCGACGACAAGATCGCCGATGCGCGCCGGGAGAAGGAAAGCGCGATCGA from Nocardia iowensis includes these protein-coding regions:
- the folB gene encoding dihydroneopterin aldolase: MSPTPADAEHVASQENSSIRRGADRIELRGLRAFGHHGVFDHERRDGQEFVVDLTVWVDFSVAAASDDLVATVDYGQLAENAVRIIQGPPRNLIETVVSEIADDVMTDPRISSVEVVVHKPAAPIPHTFADVRVVTSRHRGEPL
- the folK gene encoding 2-amino-4-hydroxy-6-hydroxymethyldihydropteridine diphosphokinase; its protein translation is MTRAVLSIGSNLGDRLAHLRSVVDGFGTRVIAVSPVYSTAPWGGVEQDDYLNAIVVVEEPAFDCADWLREGQRLEQAADRVREVRWGARTLDVDVIWCAERADGELVACRSEDPELTLPHPQAHRRAFVLIPWLDLEPDAVLEVDGRAQAITDLLDELPVAERTGVQRTELSLPSAEGSAPCS
- a CDS encoding DUF3180 domain-containing protein yields the protein MKPTRILDLVANVVIAAVVAWVATRMAYNSFPPISTYAGASLYPVAAIEAVLAFVIRAKVNDNQLGDGRHQLHPITAARAVALAKASLQVGSIAAGVWLGFLFWVFPQRGTLGAAAADSPGAIVGMLAGVALVAAALWLEYCCRAPDDPTDDPATT
- a CDS encoding DUF6779 domain-containing protein, with the translated sequence MVSPSRTSTSRRRRDDAGKLFIGVLILLGLVASVFLVFSNSLQFVRIGLVAALWAAVIGALAATRYRKEATIDKAKVRDLQTVYELQLEREVTARREFELGIEARVREEVGADATELAALRAELTVLRQSLQRLFDGDLPMDRPALRADATRIQELTSAVADPANNSSANAGPWAVPPNQQPRSSVTPVFVPDHPEPPAFASPFDDPVTAETSAVPVEHDEDEFEVTDVDLSDRDDRTQSSSGWSDAFTEGPVIQPAPEPTPAPAPKPKPKPASSYPSTRPSAWPTTESPTIGTASSRRRRRAEADADSEVPERRLSVAEIMANLQSEEKSRDRR
- a CDS encoding Rossmann-like and DUF2520 domain-containing protein; translation: MSSDQHSGDPAPARLTVGIVSAGRVGSALGAALERAGHVVFGVAAISDASVRRARTRLPDSEILPVEEVAARSELLLLAVPDTELAGLARGLASAKVVRPGTIVAHTSGANGVGVLAPLAESGVLPLAIHPAMTFTGHDEDITRLSNACFGITAADEIGYAIGQALVIEMGGEPVRVQEHNRALYHAALAHGSNHLVTVIVDALAALRVALDGPGLLGQQIVDDQPNGLAERLLAPLASAALDNALRRGQSALTGPVARGDADAVAAHLAALESVDTRLAEGYRALSLRTAERAGTNPAVIELLKGR
- the panC gene encoding pantoate--beta-alanine ligase, producing the protein MFDPKLRGAYSPGGLTVHHDPAVVTQVCNALRSVGRTVALVPTMGALHEGHLEIVRLAKRNNQVVVVSIFVNPLQFGANEDLDKYPRTLDADVALLREEGVGLVFAPSVSDMYPDGPRTTVHPGPIGAELEGASRPTHFAGMLTVVAKLLQIVRPTEAYFGEKDYQQLTLIRQMVRDLNFDVKIKPVATVREHDGLAMSSRNRFLDAAQRESALGLSAALAAGKHAGGLGPDAVLAAARQVLDAVPGIDVDYLELRSANLDPAPATGNARLLVAARVGPTRLIDNVAVTLGAPIDGHPNVSAARTSQPA
- the panD gene encoding aspartate 1-decarboxylase, yielding MLRTMMKSKIHRATVTHADLHYVGSVTVDQDLLDAADLLEGEQVCIVDIDNGARLETYVIAGERGSGVIGINGAAAHLVHPGDLVILIAYGQLNEQEIAEYDPKVVFVDERNRPVELGSDPAHAPEGSGLTSPRSLSFA
- a CDS encoding type III pantothenate kinase gives rise to the protein MLLTIDVRNTNIVIGLFSGSGAHSKLVRHWRIHTNPLLTADEFASQVRGLVGTQLDQVIGVSALSTVPPVLRELRTMLNQYWGHVPHVLVEPGVRTGIPLLVDNPKEVGADRIVNCLAAYQHYSSAAIVVDFATAICVDLVSAKGEFLGGVIAPGVEISMEALVERSALRRAELTRPRSVLGKNSMECMQSGAVFGFAGMVDGLIDRIRDEFEAFAGDDVAVVATGPSAALIVPESETIDDHDPYLTLTGLRLVYERNQRRKGVGA